The following proteins come from a genomic window of Aphelocoma coerulescens isolate FSJ_1873_10779 chromosome 18, UR_Acoe_1.0, whole genome shotgun sequence:
- the SOCS3 gene encoding suppressor of cytokine signaling 3: MVTHSKFPAAGMSRPLDTSLRLKTFSSKSEYQLVVNTVRKLQESGFYWSTVTGGEANLLLSTEPAGTFLIRDSSDQRHFFTLSVKTESGTKNLRIQCEGGSFSLQSDPHSSQPVPRFDCVLKLVHHYMPPTPCAVPEQPGGALHPKRTYYIYSGGEKIPLVLSRPLSSSVSTLQHLCRKTVNGHLDSYEKMTQLPAPIKEFLDQYDAPL, translated from the coding sequence ATGGTCACCCACAGCAAGTTCCCCGCCGCCGGGATGAGCCGCCCCCTCGACACCAGCCTGCGCCTCAAGACGTTCAGCTCCAAGAGCGAGTACCAGCTGGTGGTGAACACCGTACGCAAACTGCAGGAGAGCGGCTTCTACTGGAGCACGGTGACAGGTGGCGAGGCCAACCTGCTGCTGAGCACTGAGCCGGCTGGCACCTTCCTCATCAGGGACAGCTCAGACCAGAGGCACTTCTTCACCCTCAGCGTCAAGACGGAGTCGGGCACCAAGAACCTGCGCATCCAGTGCGAGGGCGGCAGCTTCTCCCTGCAGAGTGATCCCCACAGCAGCCAGCCCGTGCCCCGCTTTGACTGCGTGCTCAAGCTGGTCCATCACTACATGCCACCCACACCCTGCGCCGTCCCCGAGCAGCCGGGGGGGGCCCTGCACCCCAAGCGCACCTACTACATCTACTCAGGTGGCGAGAAGATCCCCCTGGTGCTGAGCCGCCCGCTCTCCTCTAGTGTCTCCACCCTGCAGCACCTCTGCCGCAAGACCGTCAACGGGCACCTGGACTCCTATGAGAAGATGACTCAGCTGCCGGCCCCCATCAAGGAGTTCCTGGACCAGTACGATGCCCCTCTCTAA